In one Microbacterium invictum genomic region, the following are encoded:
- a CDS encoding PhoH family protein, whose protein sequence is MVQLLGPQDRLLRMVEKEHPEVDVHVRGNEITLTGEAGAVAAARVLVDELVEMTRSGQSLGPADVASADRILRSDGGPRPSEVLGEPLLSTRGRVIRPKTLGQKSYVDAIDDHTIVFGIGPAGTGKTYLAMAKAVQALQRKEVNRIILTRPAVEAGERLGFLPGTLTDKIDPYLRPLYDALNEMMDPEVVPKLMASGTIEVAPLAYMRGRTLNDSFVVLDEAQNTTPEQMKMFLTRLGFGTKMVVTGDITQLDLPQGTSGLRLVTRVLDRIDDIHFAYLTSDDVVRHTLVGRIVDAYSEFDERRLAARRERDEATELANRAERRGATRATGPRDRLPKRGRQ, encoded by the coding sequence ATGGTCCAGCTGCTCGGTCCCCAGGATCGCCTGCTGCGCATGGTCGAGAAGGAGCATCCCGAGGTCGACGTGCACGTGCGCGGCAACGAGATCACCCTCACCGGCGAGGCCGGCGCCGTCGCGGCCGCCCGCGTGCTCGTCGACGAGCTCGTGGAGATGACCCGCTCGGGGCAGAGCCTCGGTCCCGCCGACGTCGCCTCGGCCGACAGGATCCTGCGCAGCGACGGTGGACCCCGCCCGTCCGAGGTGCTGGGCGAACCGCTGCTGTCCACGCGGGGGCGCGTCATCCGCCCGAAGACGCTGGGTCAGAAGTCCTACGTCGACGCGATCGACGACCACACGATCGTGTTCGGAATCGGGCCGGCGGGCACCGGCAAGACCTACCTCGCCATGGCGAAGGCCGTGCAGGCGCTCCAGCGCAAGGAGGTCAACCGGATCATCCTCACCCGTCCCGCCGTCGAAGCGGGGGAACGGCTGGGCTTCCTCCCCGGCACTCTCACCGACAAGATCGACCCCTACCTGCGCCCGCTCTACGACGCCCTCAACGAGATGATGGACCCCGAGGTCGTGCCCAAGCTCATGGCAAGCGGCACCATCGAGGTGGCACCGCTGGCGTACATGCGCGGGCGGACGCTGAACGACTCGTTCGTCGTCCTCGACGAGGCTCAGAACACCACGCCGGAACAGATGAAGATGTTCCTGACCAGGCTCGGGTTCGGGACGAAGATGGTCGTCACCGGTGACATCACCCAGCTCGACCTCCCGCAGGGCACCTCGGGGCTCCGCCTGGTCACCCGCGTTCTCGATCGCATCGACGACATCCACTTCGCGTACCTCACGAGCGACGACGTCGTCCGCCACACCCTGGTCGGGCGCATCGTCGACGCGTACAGCGAATTCGACGAGCGGCGCCTCGCCGCACGCCGCGAGCGCGACGAGGCGACCGAGCTCGCCAATCGTGCAGAGCGCCGCGGAGCGACCCGCGCGACCGGCCCTCGCGACCGCCTGCCGAAACGGGGACGCCAGTGA
- a CDS encoding 16S rRNA (uracil(1498)-N(3))-methyltransferase: MALHFLTAEASSAAVGDVVTLTGAEAKHAATVRRVRVGETVTVGDGAGVWVEGACESVSPSEVVVRVAERTEIPAPVPRVILVQALAKGDRDELAVQAATELGVDEIIPWQAARSISRWDAAKATKGRERWQTIAREAAKQAHRAWVPVVSAPITTAAITSRAGSDLVVVLEPTATERLSALTPAGRDILVVVGPEGGIAPEELASLDGAGATLRRMGESILRTSTAGPAALAVISGALGRW; this comes from the coding sequence GTGGCGCTGCACTTTCTGACGGCGGAGGCCTCCTCCGCGGCCGTCGGCGACGTCGTGACCCTGACGGGAGCCGAGGCGAAGCACGCCGCGACGGTGCGCCGCGTCCGCGTCGGCGAGACGGTGACGGTCGGCGACGGCGCCGGGGTGTGGGTCGAGGGCGCCTGCGAGTCGGTGTCGCCGTCCGAGGTGGTGGTGCGGGTGGCGGAGCGTACCGAGATCCCCGCACCGGTTCCCCGCGTCATCCTCGTTCAGGCCTTAGCCAAGGGCGACCGCGACGAACTGGCCGTGCAGGCCGCCACCGAGCTCGGGGTGGACGAGATCATCCCCTGGCAGGCGGCGCGGAGCATTTCGCGCTGGGACGCGGCGAAGGCCACCAAGGGCCGCGAACGCTGGCAGACGATCGCGCGGGAGGCCGCCAAGCAGGCCCATCGCGCCTGGGTCCCCGTCGTCTCTGCGCCGATCACCACCGCCGCGATCACCTCCCGCGCCGGCAGTGACCTCGTCGTGGTCCTCGAGCCGACGGCCACCGAGCGGTTGAGCGCCCTCACCCCTGCCGGTCGGGACATCCTGGTCGTCGTCGGCCCCGAGGGAGGCATCGCCCCGGAGGAGCTCGCGAGCCTGGATGGGGCCGGGGCCACCCTGCGGAGGATGGGGGAATCGATCCTGCGCACCTCGACGGCGGGCCCTGCCGCCCTCGCGGTGATCAGCGGCGCCCTCGGTCGCTGGTGA
- the ybeY gene encoding rRNA maturation RNase YbeY: MTIEITNESGMTVDETVLLRLMEHNFGELHVSPEADVAILLVDEGAMESLHLQWMDEPGPTDVLSFPMDELRPGTEESPTPAGLLGDIVLCPQVAETQATAARHSTMDELVMLTTHGLLHLLGFDHAEPEEEKEMFGLQRDLIVSFQMSERRRARS; encoded by the coding sequence GTGACGATCGAGATCACGAACGAGTCCGGGATGACGGTCGATGAGACCGTTCTCCTGCGCCTCATGGAGCACAACTTCGGCGAACTCCACGTCAGCCCCGAGGCCGACGTCGCGATCCTGCTGGTCGACGAGGGCGCGATGGAGTCGCTCCACCTGCAGTGGATGGACGAACCGGGGCCGACCGACGTCCTCAGCTTCCCGATGGACGAGCTGCGACCCGGCACCGAGGAATCCCCGACCCCCGCGGGCCTCCTCGGCGACATCGTGCTGTGCCCCCAGGTCGCCGAGACGCAGGCGACCGCTGCTCGCCACTCGACGATGGACGAACTGGTCATGCTGACCACACACGGCCTGCTGCACCTCCTCGGCTTCGATCACGCCGAACCCGAGGAGGAGAAGGAGATGTTCGGGCTCCAGCGCGACCTCATCGTGTCGTTCCAGATGAGCGAGCGCCGTCGCGCGCGGTCATGA
- the dnaJ gene encoding molecular chaperone DnaJ: MADHYEVLGVARDASSDDIKRAYRRLARELHPDVNPGEDAAERFKLVTHAYDVLSDPDQRARYDMGGDSAFGGAPGGFGGFSDIFETFFGGGGGGARGARPRSRRERGQDALVRITLDLKDVVFGVHRDIEVDTAVLCETCSGSCCQPGTSPVTCDICHGTGHVQRQVRSLLGNVVTSQPCSVCQGYGTTIPYPCATCQGQGRVRSRRTVSIDVPAGVESGLRLQLPGSGEVGPAGGPNGDLYLEVNIAPDPVFSRDGDDLLATLEVSMPDAILGTHTTIDSLDGPVDLELRAGVQSGDVLTIKGRGITPLRGSQRGDLRVGVQVVTPTRLDHRERALIEELAKRTKPAPPRLSEFHQGLFAKLRDRFRNG, from the coding sequence GTGGCTGACCACTACGAAGTACTCGGTGTGGCGCGTGACGCCAGTTCCGACGACATCAAGCGTGCCTACCGACGGCTGGCGCGAGAGCTGCACCCCGACGTCAACCCGGGGGAGGACGCCGCGGAACGGTTCAAGCTCGTCACGCATGCCTACGACGTGCTGAGCGACCCCGACCAGCGCGCCCGCTACGACATGGGCGGAGACAGCGCGTTCGGCGGGGCTCCCGGCGGATTCGGCGGGTTCAGCGACATCTTCGAGACGTTCTTCGGCGGTGGAGGAGGAGGGGCACGGGGTGCCCGACCGCGCTCGCGTCGGGAACGCGGCCAGGACGCGCTCGTCCGGATCACCCTCGACCTGAAGGACGTCGTCTTCGGTGTGCATCGCGACATCGAGGTCGACACCGCCGTGCTGTGCGAGACCTGCTCGGGGTCGTGCTGCCAGCCGGGCACGTCGCCGGTCACCTGCGACATCTGCCACGGAACGGGGCACGTCCAACGGCAGGTCCGCAGCCTCCTCGGCAACGTCGTCACGTCGCAGCCGTGCTCGGTGTGTCAGGGCTACGGGACGACGATCCCCTATCCCTGCGCCACCTGTCAGGGCCAGGGACGCGTCCGATCGCGCCGGACGGTGTCGATCGACGTTCCGGCCGGGGTCGAGAGCGGCCTGCGGCTGCAGCTGCCCGGGTCGGGTGAGGTGGGCCCCGCCGGCGGCCCGAACGGCGATCTCTACCTCGAGGTGAACATCGCACCCGACCCCGTGTTCTCCCGCGACGGCGACGATCTGCTCGCGACGCTGGAGGTCTCGATGCCGGACGCGATCCTCGGCACGCACACCACCATCGATTCGCTCGACGGTCCGGTCGATCTCGAACTGCGGGCCGGCGTGCAATCGGGTGACGTGCTGACCATCAAGGGGCGCGGGATCACGCCGCTGCGCGGTTCGCAGCGCGGGGATCTCCGGGTGGGTGTGCAGGTGGTGACGCCCACGCGGCTTGACCATCGCGAGCGCGCTCTGATCGAAGAGCTCGCCAAGCGCACCAAGCCCGCGCCGCCGCGGCTGTCGGAGTTCCACCAGGGCCTGTTCGCCAAGCTCCGGGACCGGTTCCGGAACGGCTGA
- a CDS encoding HIT domain-containing protein, protein MSEPSVFSRILAGDIPGEILVETENVFAIRDIAPQAPLHLLVIPKTERYRDVGELAAGDPALLSEMVAVAGSLAAEHADGDYRLVFNTGANAGQTVFHVHAHVLAGGLQEKELRA, encoded by the coding sequence ATGAGCGAACCGTCGGTCTTCAGCCGCATCCTCGCCGGCGACATCCCCGGAGAGATCCTCGTCGAGACCGAGAACGTCTTCGCGATCCGCGACATCGCCCCTCAGGCACCGCTGCACCTGCTGGTCATACCGAAGACCGAGCGCTATCGCGACGTCGGAGAGCTCGCTGCGGGCGACCCGGCCCTCCTGAGCGAGATGGTCGCGGTGGCGGGGTCCCTCGCCGCGGAACACGCCGACGGCGACTACCGCCTGGTCTTCAACACCGGCGCGAACGCCGGGCAGACCGTCTTCCACGTGCACGCGCACGTCCTCGCCGGGGGCCTGCAAGAGAAGGAGCTTCGTGCCTGA